GGTGTTGCGTCAGTCCACTGCGACCAGCAGTGTGCGCACTCTTCTGGATGAAAAGCGTGCGCAATTCCAGGAAGAGTTTGCAGCTCGTGAAGTCGACCTTATGGCCCGCGAGAAGGCATTGCAAAGTAAACGTGATATCATGTCAGCAGAAGCGTTTGGTGAAGAAGTCAGATTATTTCAGGCCGAAGTTGCGGATGTTCAGCGCGAAATTCAGCGAAAACGCAAATCTCTGGATAATGCGTTTCAGCAGGCGCAGGATAAATTACGTGAACTGGCGCTTGAGATTGTTGGCGATGTAGCCAAGGAACGCCAGCTTGACCTTGTGCTGAACCGGGACAATGTGTTGATTTTCAGAAATCAGTTGGATTTGACAACTATTGTTCTTGACCGTTTGAATGAGCGTACCAAAGATGCCCGTTTTGAAGTGACTGAGGTCGCCCCGCCCAAAGATAATTAGGCTGTAAAGGGAGTGACAGAACAGTGAGCGCCCCACCAGAGCATCTGAGTTTTGCGAGCTCGCTGACTGTGGCTGACCTTGTTGGCCAGTTTGATGTGGAGCTGGTTGCGGGTCCCAGCGACATGGTGCTGACACATGTCAGCTCAGCGCATACTGTCACTGCAGGCAGCTTTATAGCGCTTTATGATGATCGTCTTATCGAACATTTGCCTGCCGCGCACAGATTTGCCTGCCTGACCACATCTGCCCGTGCTGAACAACTGACCTCTTTATGTCCACAAGCTGCGATTTTGGTGTGTGATAACCCGCGCCAGCTTTACGCTGATATGTTAACCTCGCTGTTCAAGCCAAAGGCTCAAACAGCTCTGTCAGGCGGCGATTCGGTATCTATTGATGCCTCTGCTTCAGTCCACCCTGAGGCAGTTCTCGGCCCTTATGTGTTTGTTGGTCCTCATTGTGTGGTTGACGCAGGTGCAGTGATTGGCGCGCATGCGGTGTTAGCTGGTGATGTTCATGTGGGTGCTGAATGTCATGTGTCTGAACAGTGTTGGCTCGGTCACAGCATTCTTGGTGCGCGTACCCGCCTGGCGCAGAATACAGTGATAGGCAAACGCGGTTTTGGTTTTGAAGGGCAGGGTGCTGAAGCGCGATTTATACCTCACCTTGGGCGGGTGATTACAGGTGAGGGCTGTGACATTGGTGCGGGTGTCACCATTGACAGAGGTGTTCTTGATGACACACTGATCGGCGCTCATGTGATGATCGATAATCAGGTTCATATCGCGCATAACGTAACCATCGGGGATAATTGCATCATTCTGGCTCAGGCGGGCATTGCAGGCAGTGCCCGGATTGGCGCTAATTGTATAATTGGCGGACAAGTCGGTATCGCTGACCATGTCAGCCTTTGTGAGGGTGTGACAGTGGCTTCAAAATCTGGCATTACCAAAGATATAGATATGCCAGGCACATATGCGGGCTTTCCGGCTGAACCTGCCCGCAAATTTTGGACCCAGCAAGCGGCCTTGCGGCGTCTGGCAAAAGCAAAGGCAGAAAAATAAGCAACCATCATCTGTTAAGGGACTGAAGATTATAAAATGACAAGTGAAAATAAGGTTTTTGAATATACAGATATTGAAAAGCTGATCCCTCACCGGGCGCCTTTTCTTCTGATTGATAAACTCACCAACGCTGTGCCAGGCGAGTCTGCGACAGGGATCAAAGCAGTCAGTGGCTGCGAGCCCTATTTTGCGGGTCATTTTCCGGGAAATCCGGTTATGCCAGGTGTCTTGATTGTTGAGGCTCTGGCTCAGGTTGCGTCTTGTGTTGCTTCTTTGACCCTGTCAGATGACGACAGAGATACGCTGGTCTTTTTTGCGACGATAGACAAAACACGCTTTCGTCAGCCGGTGCGTCCGGGTGATGTCCTGATGCTCGATGTTCAGAAAACCG
The sequence above is a segment of the SAR116 cluster alpha proteobacterium HIMB100 genome. Coding sequences within it:
- a CDS encoding outer membrane protein (PFAM: Outer membrane protein (OmpH-like)) translates to MQRRLVRNIAWIGFALTLVIGGALPAKAQQSEASDDGVFSIERVGTIDLVEVLRQSTATSSVRTLLDEKRAQFQEEFAAREVDLMAREKALQSKRDIMSAEAFGEEVRLFQAEVADVQREIQRKRKSLDNAFQQAQDKLRELALEIVGDVAKERQLDLVLNRDNVLIFRNQLDLTTIVLDRLNERTKDARFEVTEVAPPKDN
- a CDS encoding UDP-3-O-(3-hydroxymyristoyl) glucosamine N-acyltransferase (PFAM: Bacterial transferase hexapeptide (three repeats)~TIGRFAM: UDP-3-O-[3-hydroxymyristoyl] glucosamine N-acyltransferase), which gives rise to MSAPPEHLSFASSLTVADLVGQFDVELVAGPSDMVLTHVSSAHTVTAGSFIALYDDRLIEHLPAAHRFACLTTSARAEQLTSLCPQAAILVCDNPRQLYADMLTSLFKPKAQTALSGGDSVSIDASASVHPEAVLGPYVFVGPHCVVDAGAVIGAHAVLAGDVHVGAECHVSEQCWLGHSILGARTRLAQNTVIGKRGFGFEGQGAEARFIPHLGRVITGEGCDIGAGVTIDRGVLDDTLIGAHVMIDNQVHIAHNVTIGDNCIILAQAGIAGSARIGANCIIGGQVGIADHVSLCEGVTVASKSGITKDIDMPGTYAGFPAEPARKFWTQQAALRRLAKAKAEK
- a CDS encoding beta-hydroxyacyl-(acyl carrier protein) dehydratase FabZ (PFAM: FabA-like domain~TIGRFAM: beta-hydroxyacyl-[acyl carrier protein] dehydratase FabZ), whose translation is MTSENKVFEYTDIEKLIPHRAPFLLIDKLTNAVPGESATGIKAVSGCEPYFAGHFPGNPVMPGVLIVEALAQVASCVASLTLSDDDRDTLVFFATIDKTRFRQPVRPGDVLMLDVQKTAAKANLWKFTGKASVDTKIVAQTEFSAMIVEKDR